A genomic segment from Agelaius phoeniceus isolate bAgePho1 chromosome 2, bAgePho1.hap1, whole genome shotgun sequence encodes:
- the LPAR6 gene encoding lysophosphatidic acid receptor 6 — MVSSNCSTEDSFKYTLYGCIFSMVFVLGLIANCVAIYIFTCTLKVRNETTTYMLNLAISDLLFVFTLPFRIYYFVTRNWPFGDILCKISVTLFYTNMYGSILFLTCISVDRFLAIVHPFRSKTLRTKRNAKIVCAAVWITVLAGSTPASFFQSTNRRNNTEQRMCFENFSEDTWKTYLSRIVIFIETVGFFIPLILNVTCSTMVLRTLNKPLTLSRNKVSKKKVLKMIFVHLVIFCFCFVPYNITLILYSLMRTQTWVNCSVVTAVRTMYPITLCIAVSNCCFDPIVYYFTSDTIQNSIKKNRSTRPRDVRFSERPVSESFIQHSLQTIKMKIFDSDSTI; from the coding sequence ATGGTAAGCTCTAATTGTTCCACTGAGGACTCCTTTAAATATACTCTGTATGGGTGTATCTTTAGCATGGTGTTTGTTCTTGGCCTCATAGCAAACTGTGTAGCGATCTACATTTTCACTTGTACTTTAAAAGTGCGAAACGAAACTACAACTTACATGCTTAATTTAGCTATATCAGATCTGCTTTTCGTGTTTACATTACCCTTCAGGATTTATTACTTTGTAACCAGAAACTGGCCGTTTGGAGACATTCTCTGCAAGATTTCTGTCACCCTCTTTTACACGAATATGTACGGGAGCATTTTGTTTCTGACTTGCATCAGCGTGGATCGCTTTCTAGCCATAGTGCACCCCTTCCGATCCAAGACTCTGCGGACCAAACGGAACGCAAAGATTGTCTGTGCTGCAGTATGGATAACCGTGCTGGCAGGCAGCACACCTGCAAGCTTCTTCCAGTCCACAAACCGCCGCAACAACACGGAGCAAAGGATGTGCTTTGAAAACTTTTCAGAGGACACGTGGAAAACCTACCTGTCCCGGATTGTTATCTTCATTGAAACGGTTGGGTTTTTCATCCCGCTCATCCTGAACGTGACCTGCTCCACCATGGTCCTACGGACCTTGAATAAACCGCTTACGCTAAGCCGGAATAAAGTAAGCAAGAAAAAGGTACTCAAAATGATTTTTGTCCATTTGGTGATATTCTGCTTCTGCTTTGTGCCTTATAACATTACCTTAATACTTTACTCCCTTATGAGAACACAGACCTGGGTCAATTGCTCAGTGGTGACTGCAGTCAGGACTATGTACCCCATAACTCTGTGCATCGCTGTTTCAAACTGCTGTTTTGACCCCATTGTCTATTACTTCACATCAGATACCATTCAAAATTCCATAAAAAAGAACCGGTCCACCAGACCACGGGATGTCAGATTCTCTGAAAGGCCAGTTTCAGAAAGCTTCATTCAACACAGCCTTCAGaccataaaaatgaaaatatttgacAGTGACTCTACAATATAA